From one Nonomuraea polychroma genomic stretch:
- a CDS encoding ABC transporter ATP-binding protein yields the protein MSDPVSTLKVEGLAVRADAVELVRDVSFEIGPGERVGLIGESGSGKSLTALSLMGLLPEGVTASGRAALDGRDLVGVPEKRLKRLRGRDLSMVFQEPMTALNPVMRIGAQVAEVMTLHGASRPQAFARTYDLLERVRLPHPRQIAQAYPHQLSGGQRQRVMLAIALANEPQLLICDEPTTALDVTVQKQMLDLIAEVAPALLFITHDLAVVASVCERVLVMYGGRVVESGTIREVFTRPRHRYTEGLLAASKLTPRGTRLPTIQGSVPAAGHFPRGCVFRNRCPHATPDCETAPALTGDGHAHACWHPAD from the coding sequence GTGAGCGACCCAGTGAGCACGCTGAAGGTTGAGGGACTCGCCGTCCGTGCGGATGCCGTCGAGCTCGTGCGCGACGTGTCGTTCGAGATCGGGCCCGGCGAGCGGGTCGGGCTCATTGGCGAGTCCGGGTCCGGCAAGTCGCTGACCGCGCTGTCGCTCATGGGGCTGCTCCCCGAGGGCGTCACCGCCTCGGGACGGGCCGCGCTCGACGGCCGCGACCTGGTCGGCGTGCCCGAGAAACGGCTCAAGCGGCTGCGCGGCCGCGACCTGTCCATGGTCTTCCAGGAGCCGATGACCGCGCTCAACCCGGTCATGCGGATCGGCGCCCAGGTCGCCGAGGTCATGACCCTGCACGGCGCCTCCCGCCCGCAGGCCTTCGCCCGGACGTACGACCTCCTCGAACGGGTCCGCCTGCCCCACCCCCGGCAGATCGCCCAGGCGTACCCGCACCAGCTGTCCGGCGGCCAGCGGCAGCGCGTCATGCTCGCCATCGCCCTGGCCAACGAGCCCCAGCTGCTCATCTGCGACGAGCCCACCACGGCCCTCGACGTCACCGTGCAGAAGCAGATGCTCGACCTGATCGCCGAGGTGGCGCCCGCGCTGCTGTTCATCACCCACGACCTCGCCGTCGTCGCCTCCGTCTGCGAGCGGGTCCTGGTCATGTACGGCGGCCGCGTCGTCGAGAGCGGCACCATCCGCGAGGTCTTCACCCGGCCCCGCCACCGCTACACCGAGGGCTTGCTGGCCGCCTCCAAGCTCACCCCGCGCGGCACCCGCCTGCCCACCATCCAGGGCAGCGTCCCGGCGGCCGGGCACTTCCCTCGCGGCTGCGTGTTCAGGAACCGCTGCCCGCACGCCACCCCCGACTGTGAGACGGCACCGGCGCTGACAGGAGACGGCCATGCCCACGCATGCTGGCACCCCGCTGATTGA
- a CDS encoding ATP-binding cassette domain-containing protein, translated as MPTHAGTPLIDARNLTRVYRRPRTSLTQPGAPVHALKDVSLTIGRGERYGIVGESGSGKSTLLRLLCALDQPTSGTITFDGRQITGRPERGLRFLRENLQIVFQDPMSSLDPRMRVRDLVAEPLVALGLPVGNRVAELLDEVGLPAAAADRYPHQFSGGQRQRIAIARALAPRPKVLVADEPVSALDVSVRGQILNLLADLVDELGLTLVFVSHDLSVVRHVCETVAVMSEGEIVETGPVDEVWAAPVHPYTRTLLQAVPTLEGLL; from the coding sequence ATGCCCACGCATGCTGGCACCCCGCTGATTGACGCCCGCAACCTGACCCGCGTCTACCGCCGCCCCCGCACCTCCCTCACCCAACCGGGCGCCCCCGTCCACGCGCTGAAGGACGTGTCGCTCACCATCGGCAGGGGCGAGCGGTACGGCATCGTCGGCGAGTCCGGCTCCGGCAAGTCCACCCTCCTGCGCCTGCTCTGCGCGCTCGACCAGCCCACCAGCGGCACCATCACGTTCGACGGCCGGCAGATCACCGGCCGGCCCGAGCGCGGCCTGCGTTTCCTGCGGGAGAACCTCCAGATCGTCTTCCAGGACCCGATGAGCTCACTCGACCCCCGCATGCGCGTGCGCGACCTCGTCGCCGAGCCGCTCGTCGCCCTCGGCCTGCCCGTCGGCAACCGGGTCGCCGAACTGCTCGACGAGGTCGGCCTGCCCGCGGCCGCCGCCGATCGTTACCCGCACCAGTTCTCCGGCGGGCAGCGGCAGCGCATCGCCATCGCCCGCGCGCTCGCGCCCCGCCCGAAGGTGCTCGTCGCCGACGAACCCGTCAGCGCCCTGGACGTCTCCGTGCGCGGGCAGATACTCAACCTGCTGGCCGACCTCGTCGACGAGCTCGGGCTCACGCTCGTGTTCGTCTCGCACGACCTGTCCGTGGTGCGGCACGTGTGCGAGACGGTCGCGGTCATGAGCGAAGGCGAGATCGTCGAGACCGGGCCCGTGGACGAGGTGTGGGCCGCGCCCGTCCACCCCTACACGCGTACGTTGCTGCAGGCCGTACCGACTCTGGAGGGATTGTTGTGA
- a CDS encoding M20 family metallopeptidase has protein sequence MIDVDADGVVAFTQALVRIPSTNDPGRREQAAAELVAARMREWGWAPTVYEVAPGRPNVVAVVEGGGGDGPTLMFEGHTDVVTEGDLSTWTVDPFGGEIRDGRLWGRGSADMKSGLAATLYATRALQLAGPFPGRIKVCALADEEGLMIGAHHFVSEGLAADVDGAIVAEPEAGEICAVAKGALRLRVDLAGKMAHGAMPQHGRNPIQAIGPLLVGLRALQEELQGRHPAHEHLGEVYVTPTVLQAGSEEQVNVIPAAASVFVDVRTIPGVEHKDIADRVAALAACDGIGAEVSVLVDRPAVDVPVSDPVVAALAAAHRAVTGEEPVYGGVPGSTDGTVLTHWGGIPSVVYGPGGKWIAHQADEYVEVEEIVRCTRVFAEAARRFLNGDF, from the coding sequence GTGATCGACGTCGATGCCGACGGAGTGGTCGCGTTCACGCAGGCGCTGGTGCGCATCCCCAGCACCAACGACCCCGGACGGCGCGAGCAGGCCGCCGCCGAGCTCGTGGCGGCCCGGATGCGGGAGTGGGGCTGGGCGCCCACCGTGTACGAGGTCGCGCCGGGCCGGCCCAACGTGGTGGCCGTCGTCGAGGGCGGCGGTGGCGACGGGCCGACGCTGATGTTCGAGGGGCACACCGACGTCGTCACCGAAGGCGACCTGTCCACGTGGACCGTGGACCCGTTCGGCGGGGAGATCCGCGACGGCAGGCTGTGGGGACGCGGCAGCGCCGACATGAAATCCGGCCTGGCCGCCACCCTGTACGCCACCCGCGCCCTGCAACTCGCCGGCCCCTTCCCCGGCCGCATCAAGGTGTGCGCGCTGGCCGACGAGGAAGGCCTCATGATCGGCGCCCACCACTTCGTCTCCGAAGGACTCGCGGCCGACGTGGACGGCGCGATCGTGGCCGAACCCGAGGCCGGTGAGATCTGCGCCGTCGCCAAGGGCGCGCTGCGGCTGCGCGTGGACCTCGCCGGCAAGATGGCGCACGGCGCGATGCCGCAACACGGCCGCAACCCCATCCAGGCGATCGGCCCGCTGCTGGTCGGGCTGCGGGCGCTGCAGGAGGAACTGCAGGGCCGGCATCCGGCGCACGAGCACCTCGGCGAGGTCTACGTGACGCCGACCGTGCTCCAGGCCGGCTCCGAGGAGCAGGTCAACGTCATTCCCGCCGCCGCGTCGGTGTTCGTGGACGTGCGGACGATCCCGGGCGTCGAGCACAAGGACATCGCCGACCGGGTGGCCGCGCTGGCCGCCTGCGACGGGATCGGGGCCGAGGTGTCGGTGCTGGTGGACCGGCCGGCCGTGGACGTGCCCGTGTCCGACCCGGTGGTGGCCGCGCTGGCCGCCGCCCATCGGGCGGTCACGGGGGAGGAGCCGGTGTACGGCGGGGTGCCCGGGTCGACCGACGGAACCGTGCTGACGCACTGGGGCGGGATCCCGTCCGTCGTGTACGGCCCCGGCGGGAAGTGGATCGCGCACCAGGCGGACGAGTACGTGGAGGTCGAGGAGATCGTCCGGTGCACCCGGGTGTTCGCCGAGGCGGCGCGGCGGTTCCTGAACGGCGACTTCTGA